From Pleurocapsa sp. PCC 7319:
TGGCTAAGGCTCCCAAATGATGCAGGGGCTGAGGATGGTAAAATCGCTCTACAGACTCATAGGCGGTAATGATTGCACTCAACAATACAATTGCCACAATCATTACCCCTGCCAAGTCTTCCAATCGAGCAAAGCCATAGGAAAATTTTGGTGTTGACTTTCGTCGGGATACTAGAAACGCCACACCCAAAGGTACGGCGGTCATTGCATCCCCTACGTTATGAATCATATCGGCCAGGAGAGCAACACTACCAGAAAGCCAGAATACCGCAGCCTGTACAATGGCCGTGAGTAGCAAGCCCACCAAAGACCATTTCACAGCCCAGATTCCTCGGGCAGAACTAGCGATTTCCGGATCTATGACCCCGTGGGTGTGGGTATAATCGCCATGATGATGGTGGTGATGTTCCACCTTTAGTCTGGTCAGTTGAGGAACATCAATAGAACTAGAAAGTTGTGTCATAGTACTTGTTGAAACAGGACATTCATCTGGGCATAAGTTAGGTAAACTACCTACACTTCTCTACTTGGTGAGTGGTGAGCGCAGGCTTTTAGTAGCTGTAGCAAATACAATCGATAAGCATCAGGGTTTAGGCTGGTTTACACCTAAAAGCACGCGGGAGAAATCACGGCCCGTATTTTTGAATGGGTCTTCAATTCAAAACGGGCGCATTTATTCGCCGTGAAAGGATTATCGGTAAAATCAGTTGTCTGAATATCAATTTAAAATCGAAAAGAGATGAACTAGGGAAGAAAAAGTTTTAATCAAAGCCATATTGAACCATTCGTGACAAGTTTATAATCACAACAACAAGAAGCAATGCGATTTCTCACAAACAAGGAAATACATCCTACAAACTCTTGATTACCGATCACCGATAAGTTTTAGGATGAAAGTTGGTGAGAAAATTACGATAAAAATATTTAAGAGGATCGGCAATGCGAATTTTAATGATGGGGGGAACTCGCTTTATTGGAGTTTATCTGACTAAGGTTTTAGTAGACCAGGGGCATGAAGTTGTCTTATTTAATCGGGGTAACAATCCTGCTCCAGTAGAGGGAGTAAGTCAGATACAAGGTGATCGCAAGGATGCAAGTCAACTTAAAGAGAAGCTGGCGGGAGAAAGTTTTGATGCCATCTTTGATAACAATGGTCGGGAATTGAGCGATACTCAACCTTTAGTAGAAATTTTCAATGGTAAGGTCAAGCATTTTGTCTATGTAAGTTCGGCAGGAGTCTACTTAAAATCGCACCAAATGCCTCACCGTGAAGGAGATGCGGTCGATCCTAATAGTCGTCATAAGGGTAAACATCATACCGAAGCTTATTTAGCTGAGTCGGGTATTCCTTGGACTTCTATTCGCCCAGTTTATATTTATGGTCCTCAAAACTATAACGATCTCGAAGCTTGGTTTTTTGACCGTATAGTTCGTAATCGTCCTCTACCGATACCTGGGAATGGGATGTATATTACTCAGTTTGGTCATGTCCAAGATTTAGCGTCAGCGATGGCTAGTGTTTTAGGAAACGAGACTGCGATTGGGAAAATTTATAACATTTCAGGCGATCGCTATGTAACTTTTAACGGTTTGGCTTATGCTTGTGCTGAGGCTGCGGGTAAATCCTCTGAAGATATTAAACTAGAGCATTACAATCCTGCTAAGTTTGACTTTGGCAAAAGAAAAGCTTTTCCGATGCGTCAACAACATTTCTTTGCTGATATTCACCAGGCTCAAACAGACCTTAATTGGCAACCTAAGTATGATTTAGTCTCTGGCTTAAAAGACTCTTTCCAAAATGATTATCTGGCATCGGGTAGAGATCAATCAGAAATTGACTTTGCTTTAGATGAAGAGATATTAGGCAAAATATAAATCCAGCCCGAGATTAAACTTATTGCCACTGCTAGCCAAAATAAAATAATGGTTGGGGTATCCCACTGAGACGATAGGGGCGCAATTAAAAAAGCGATCGCTATAATTTGTACTACGGTTTTCAGTTTTCCCCAGATATTTGCCCCTGCAATGCTAGTATTACCTGTTAATTTAGGGTTGACACGCCAGCCTGCGATCGCTAATTCTCTAGTTAAAATTAAAAATACTCCCCAAGCAGGAACTATCTGTAGCTCAATCAAAGCTAGTAATGAGCCCAAAACCAAAAGCTTATCTACTAAAGGATCGAGAAACTTACCCAATTCCGTTACCATGTCTAATTTGCGAGCTAAATAGCCGTCTACCCAATCTGTCCCTGCTGCAATGACAAAAATCCCCACACAGAACCAACGATTTTCTGGAGTGGGGTTTTGGAGTAAATAGAGAATTAAAGGAAGTCCTAATAGACGAGATAAAGTTATCCAAGTCGGAAGATTCATAGAAATAGAGTGAAATAATTGAAAAGAGGAACTGGCGCACTTAATCATAGTGTTTTCCAGATCTAATCTTCAACAAGCACCCTTACGAGTCAACACTACTACAATTGTTTGTACAATTAGGATTATGTCGTACGCTATAGACCATCTTTTTTGATAATCCAAATCCATTTGCACAATATCTTCAAAATCGAGAACTGCTGAACGTCCTCTAACTTGCCATTCTCCAGTGATACCAGGTTTAACTTTTAAACGCTGAAAATGGTGGTCGTCGTACATAGATACTTCATTAGTAGTTGGGGGACGAGTCCCAACTAAACTCATATCACCTTGGAGAACGTTCCAAAATTGAGGAAACTCATCTAGACTAGTGCGGCGCAGAAAACGACCTATTCTAGTAATACGAGGATCTTTGTCATTTTTAAAGATGTGTCCTTTAGCTTTATTTTCTACTAAATGCTTTTTCTGGTCTGCATCGGTAATCATGGAACGAA
This genomic window contains:
- a CDS encoding sugar transferase, with translation MKVLPLHIGHQVHPSVTSRAKRMLDILGAIVGLVITGIIALPIAIAMQFDDPGNLFYSQTRCGLEGKPFKIWKFRSMITDADQKKHLVENKAKGHIFKNDKDPRITRIGRFLRRTSLDEFPQFWNVLQGDMSLVGTRPPTTNEVSMYDDHHFQRLKVKPGITGEWQVRGRSAVLDFEDIVQMDLDYQKRWSIAYDIILIVQTIVVVLTRKGAC
- the pgsA gene encoding CDP-diacylglycerol--glycerol-3-phosphate 3-phosphatidyltransferase; amino-acid sequence: MNLPTWITLSRLLGLPLILYLLQNPTPENRWFCVGIFVIAAGTDWVDGYLARKLDMVTELGKFLDPLVDKLLVLGSLLALIELQIVPAWGVFLILTRELAIAGWRVNPKLTGNTSIAGANIWGKLKTVVQIIAIAFLIAPLSSQWDTPTIILFWLAVAISLISGWIYILPNISSSKAKSISD
- a CDS encoding NAD-dependent epimerase/dehydratase family protein, coding for MRILMMGGTRFIGVYLTKVLVDQGHEVVLFNRGNNPAPVEGVSQIQGDRKDASQLKEKLAGESFDAIFDNNGRELSDTQPLVEIFNGKVKHFVYVSSAGVYLKSHQMPHREGDAVDPNSRHKGKHHTEAYLAESGIPWTSIRPVYIYGPQNYNDLEAWFFDRIVRNRPLPIPGNGMYITQFGHVQDLASAMASVLGNETAIGKIYNISGDRYVTFNGLAYACAEAAGKSSEDIKLEHYNPAKFDFGKRKAFPMRQQHFFADIHQAQTDLNWQPKYDLVSGLKDSFQNDYLASGRDQSEIDFALDEEILGKI